The nucleotide window CGATGCAGTGACCGCCCACGCCGGGTCCCGGCTGCAGGATACTCACCCGCGGATGCCGGTTGGCGAGACGGATCAACTCCCACACGTTGATATCGAGCTTGTCGCAGATGATCGAGAGTTCGTTGGCGAACGCAATGTTGACGTCACGAAATGAGTTCTCGGTGAGCTTGCACATCTCCGCTGTACGGGCGTCTGTCAAGATGCAATCGCCACGCACGAAGCTTTGATAAAGTTCACGCGCCGACTCGCTGCACCGGGGAGTCATGCCGCCGATTACGCGGTCGTTCTCAACCAGTTCCCGAATTACATGACCGGGCAGCACACGCTCCGGACAATGTGCGATGCGGATGTCTGATTGTTCGCCTGCCTGTTGCGGAAACGTGAGATCGGGACGGAGTTGTGCCATCCAGGCTGCCATTTGCTCGGTCGTGCCGACAGGCGAAGTCGATTCGAGGACCACCAGATCGCCCTTCTTGAGCACCGGCGCGATCGCCTGGCTCGCCGCCTCGATGAACCGGAGGTCCGGCTTGTAGCCGTCCGAGAAAGGCGTCGGAACGGCAATCAGAAACGCGTCCGCAGGCTCAGGCGTGATCGTTGCGCGCAGATAGCCCTGCGTCACCGCCGCGTGCACCAGCATATCGAGCTCCGGCTCGACAATGTGAATAGCACCGCGATTAATGGTGTCGACCGCGTGCTGACTGATGTCGACGCCGATAACGCGCTTGCGGCGCGCGGCAAATGCGGCCGCCGTCGGAAGACCGATGTAGCCGAGGCCGACCACCGAAACAGTTTCAAAGTCCATTTTCTTTTTATATCCGTTTGCAGATTGTGTTCGCTCAGACGGCTAGAGCCGGGCCGAAACGTTTTTCAAGTAGCGCGTTCGCAATGCGGACGCAGGCATGGCCATCGCCATAAGGATTGCCGCGCACGCTCATCGTCCGGTAGATAGTCTCGTCGCAGAGCAGCTCCGATACGGCGGCTATGATTTTTTCCACGTCCGTGCCGACAAGTTTCACCACGCCTGCGTCGACGGCCTCCTGACGCTCGGTGGTCTCGCGCATCACCAGTACGGGCTTGCCGAGAGACGGTGCCTCCTCCTGAATGCCGCCGGAATCTGTCAGAATCAGATTCGCACGATCCATCAGGCAAACGAAGGGCAAATAGTCGAGCGGTTCGATCAGGTGAACGTTGGCGATGCCGCTCAGAATCCGGTTCACTGGCTCGCGCACGTCCGGATTGAGGTGTACCGGGTACACAACGTCCACGTCGGGATACGAGTTCGCGATTTGGGCCAGCGCCGTGCAGATACGCTCGAAGCCACCGCCAAAACTCTCGCGCCGGTGTCCCGTGACCAGAATCAGGCGACGGCCAGGCATCAATACCGGGAGATGTCGCTGCGCCTCGTCCCGGAGTCGCGCATCGTTCGCGATCTGCTGCCGCACGTGCAGAAGTGCGTCGATCACCGTGTTGCCCGTCACCAGGATGCGCTCGCCGGGCACGTTCTCCGCGAGCAGATTCTGCCGGGAACGCTCGGTCGGTGCGAAGTGCAGCGCTGCGAGCACGCCGGTCAGCTTGCGGTTCGCTTCCTCTGGCCACGGCGACAGAAGATCACCGGTTCGCAGACCGGCTTCCACATGGGCCACCGGCACGCGCTGATAAAAGGCCGCGAGACTGGCGGCCAGCGTCGTCGACGTGTCGCCGTGCACCAGCATCAGGTCCGGGCGACAGTCCTTCAGGACATCTCGCATACCGAGCAGAATGGAACTCGTGATGTCGTAGAGATCCTGATTCCGCTTCATCACATTCAAGTCGAAATGTGGACGGATCTGGAACAGTGTCAGCACCTGATCGAGCATCTCGCGGTGCTGACCAGTCACGCAGACAAAACAGTCAATCCCGTCAGTGTCCTTGAGCTGCCGCACGAGAGGCGCCATCTTGATGGCCTCAGGGCGAGTTCCGAAGGTGAGCAAAATCCTTGTGTTCATAAACACGCTATTTATTGATCGCGCACACGCAAGCGTCGCGATCCAACTTTTGTGGAAGACGCCCCATGGCGCCGTGACCATTCGCCGAATTCCATTACGCGGACTTTCCGCCTCCGTACTCGGAGAATGCACCGTACGCGCTGGCACGTTGCGGCACGTCGTTCAACAAGACGCCGTCGACAGCGCGGCCGACGCTACTCAGTTGACGCACGCTTTCCTGGAGTTCGGCGGCCGAGTGCCGCC belongs to Paraburkholderia sp. FT54 and includes:
- the wecB gene encoding non-hydrolyzing UDP-N-acetylglucosamine 2-epimerase, translating into MNTRILLTFGTRPEAIKMAPLVRQLKDTDGIDCFVCVTGQHREMLDQVLTLFQIRPHFDLNVMKRNQDLYDITSSILLGMRDVLKDCRPDLMLVHGDTSTTLAASLAAFYQRVPVAHVEAGLRTGDLLSPWPEEANRKLTGVLAALHFAPTERSRQNLLAENVPGERILVTGNTVIDALLHVRQQIANDARLRDEAQRHLPVLMPGRRLILVTGHRRESFGGGFERICTALAQIANSYPDVDVVYPVHLNPDVREPVNRILSGIANVHLIEPLDYLPFVCLMDRANLILTDSGGIQEEAPSLGKPVLVMRETTERQEAVDAGVVKLVGTDVEKIIAAVSELLCDETIYRTMSVRGNPYGDGHACVRIANALLEKRFGPALAV
- the wecC gene encoding UDP-N-acetyl-D-mannosamine dehydrogenase, giving the protein MDFETVSVVGLGYIGLPTAAAFAARRKRVIGVDISQHAVDTINRGAIHIVEPELDMLVHAAVTQGYLRATITPEPADAFLIAVPTPFSDGYKPDLRFIEAASQAIAPVLKKGDLVVLESTSPVGTTEQMAAWMAQLRPDLTFPQQAGEQSDIRIAHCPERVLPGHVIRELVENDRVIGGMTPRCSESARELYQSFVRGDCILTDARTAEMCKLTENSFRDVNIAFANELSIICDKLDINVWELIRLANRHPRVSILQPGPGVGGHCIAVDPWFIVDSAPEHARLIRTARTVNDDKPGYVIERVERAARRFKEPVIACLGLAFKANIDDLRESPAVEITDELAERFAGQVVVVEPNVRSLPAALDGKVRLCELNEALLEADIIVILVDHAQFRRVDPVRFQAKVVIDTRGVLAHA